The following coding sequences lie in one Alicyclobacillus curvatus genomic window:
- a CDS encoding divergent PAP2 family protein, producing the protein MNTEIIHFFLGLWHNAPLIAALSAIVVTQVLKVPVHYFMHGTWDTHKVIDAGGMPSSHAAGVVALVAALSYVVGTRSATFAVAVVFAAIVMYDAGGIRRHAGEHAVLLNRIAMEMSRMNMQPETSATEEGERLKEILGHEPREVVVGAIVGLIVGLVFGKWWP; encoded by the coding sequence ATGAATACCGAAATTATTCATTTTTTCCTTGGTTTATGGCATAACGCACCGCTCATCGCGGCATTGTCTGCGATTGTTGTGACGCAGGTACTTAAAGTGCCCGTTCACTACTTCATGCACGGCACCTGGGACACGCACAAGGTCATTGATGCGGGCGGCATGCCGAGCTCGCATGCGGCCGGCGTCGTCGCGCTGGTGGCGGCGTTGTCGTATGTGGTGGGAACGAGATCGGCCACCTTTGCAGTCGCAGTCGTGTTTGCAGCCATCGTCATGTATGACGCAGGCGGCATTCGCAGGCACGCGGGAGAGCACGCAGTCTTGCTCAACCGCATCGCGATGGAGATGTCACGGATGAACATGCAGCCAGAGACGTCTGCGACCGAGGAAGGCGAACGCCTGAAAGAGATCTTGGGGCACGAGCCGCGCGAGGTCGTGGTCGGGGCCATCGTCGGTCTCATCGTGGGGCTGGTGTTCGGTAAGTGGTGGCCGTAG
- a CDS encoding M42 family metallopeptidase, with protein MQLLTKSRVDIIKELCEAYGVSGHESEVRKLYEGYLAPVSDELLHDNFGGVVGKKTGNENGPKVLLAGHLDEIGMMVTYITDEGFIFFQTVGGWWSQVMLAQRVVIQTRKGIITGIIGSKPPHVLPADERDKVVKMKSMFIDIGVTSKAEAEATGVRPGDPIIPWSPFIQMANPKFYMGKALDNRLGCATALEVLRDLQGVAHPNVLFAGATTQEEIGLRGAQTMVQHVQPDIAIALDVGIAGDTPEMKKSEALSKCGDGPILLLYDSSMIPNPKFRDFVMDTASDAGIPLQVEVVAGGGTDAGRFQTYGSGVPSVAIGYPTRYIHSHAAVYHQDDFDNGVKLLTEIVKRLDAATVRDIQQH; from the coding sequence ATGCAGCTTTTGACGAAATCACGCGTCGACATCATTAAGGAACTCTGTGAAGCGTACGGCGTCTCAGGCCATGAATCTGAGGTCCGCAAGCTCTACGAGGGATATTTGGCTCCTGTTTCTGACGAACTCCTACACGATAATTTCGGTGGCGTCGTGGGCAAGAAGACCGGTAATGAAAACGGTCCGAAGGTGCTGCTTGCGGGCCATCTCGATGAAATTGGCATGATGGTTACGTACATAACGGACGAAGGCTTCATCTTCTTCCAAACCGTTGGCGGCTGGTGGTCACAGGTCATGCTGGCGCAGCGCGTCGTCATTCAGACGCGAAAGGGTATCATAACGGGTATCATCGGATCGAAACCGCCACACGTCCTACCCGCCGACGAACGCGACAAAGTGGTCAAGATGAAGAGCATGTTCATTGATATCGGCGTCACGAGCAAGGCGGAGGCGGAAGCTACGGGTGTCCGCCCGGGCGATCCGATTATTCCATGGAGCCCCTTCATCCAAATGGCGAACCCGAAGTTTTACATGGGCAAAGCCCTCGACAACCGCCTTGGCTGTGCGACGGCGCTTGAGGTGCTGCGGGACCTGCAGGGTGTCGCGCATCCGAATGTTCTTTTCGCTGGTGCAACGACGCAGGAAGAAATCGGTTTACGCGGGGCCCAAACAATGGTACAACATGTTCAGCCGGACATTGCGATTGCGCTTGACGTCGGCATCGCCGGTGACACGCCGGAGATGAAGAAGTCCGAAGCGCTGAGTAAATGTGGAGACGGACCCATCCTGCTCCTGTACGACAGCAGTATGATTCCAAATCCGAAGTTCCGTGACTTTGTCATGGACACCGCATCGGATGCAGGCATTCCACTGCAGGTGGAAGTTGTAGCGGGCGGCGGCACGGACGCGGGGCGGTTCCAGACTTACGGATCCGGTGTGCCATCTGTGGCCATCGGCTACCCGACGCGATACATTCACAGCCACGCAGCCGTCTATCATCAGGACGACTTTGACAATGGTGTTAAACTGTTGACGGAGATCGTAAAACGACTCGACGCTGCCACAGTGCGCGACATTCAACAGCACTAA
- a CDS encoding DUF1805 domain-containing protein — MLKVEPRKIGDDTVVSVEVKLPKTNLLVLATQTGYVMCGALDVGLLRTKLRERGVIAARAVGVRTMDDLWNGSIESCTQAAEAIGVHAGMPVQEALAKMIEAERVRS; from the coding sequence GTGCTGAAAGTAGAACCCCGCAAGATTGGAGACGACACCGTTGTGTCTGTCGAAGTGAAGTTGCCAAAGACCAATCTGCTCGTGCTCGCAACCCAAACCGGGTATGTGATGTGCGGCGCGCTCGATGTGGGCCTGTTGCGTACCAAACTCCGTGAACGCGGCGTGATTGCGGCTCGGGCCGTCGGTGTGCGGACGATGGATGACCTCTGGAACGGGAGCATCGAATCCTGCACCCAGGCAGCTGAAGCCATTGGGGTGCACGCGGGTATGCCAGTCCAGGAAGCGCTGGCGAAGATGATTGAGGCGGAGAGAGTGAGATCGTAA
- a CDS encoding glycosyltransferase family 2 protein yields MSLLHVCINVLFLAMQVFTGFLGLYQIVMSLFGIWHRQEPIQYRPVKRLAVMIAAHNEERVIGPLIDSLRAQDYPASLFDIHVIADNCTDHTREVAERHGAIVHSRFDKVKRGKGYAIEWMIQRLNELPVSNELRVPNELPASNELPVPNELRVSHELPVPNELQVSHELTGAYDAVVMFDADNLVAPNFLRIMNDKLCQGHQVIQGYLGVKNPFDTWVSVSMAISYWFSNRMWQNARQNLKLSSSLGGTGLCVDMCLLNDMGWEATGLTEDLEFGVRCVERGIIPIWAHDAKVYDEKPMTLMASMRQRLRWMQGHFHCARHHMVPLIKAGIKERSFVKFDSGVYLFQPMRFLILFLTSIMMLFQVATPHTTITSHLTAFLPTSFWIVVNVLLYLQMPLALLLERVNWRAYFGLFILPFFLWTWGPVVIQAYFTKANRKWAHTVHKRAIRLDEMRSR; encoded by the coding sequence ATGTCCCTGTTACATGTGTGCATCAATGTCCTGTTTTTGGCCATGCAAGTGTTTACCGGGTTTCTCGGTTTGTACCAGATTGTCATGTCGTTGTTTGGAATTTGGCACCGTCAAGAACCGATTCAGTATCGTCCCGTGAAACGCCTGGCGGTGATGATTGCCGCACACAATGAGGAGCGAGTGATTGGTCCCCTCATTGACAGCCTTAGGGCGCAGGATTATCCCGCATCTCTGTTTGATATTCATGTGATTGCGGACAACTGTACGGATCATACACGAGAAGTGGCAGAACGCCACGGCGCAATTGTTCACTCTCGTTTCGATAAAGTGAAGCGGGGCAAAGGCTACGCGATTGAGTGGATGATTCAGCGACTCAATGAACTGCCGGTCTCAAATGAACTGCGGGTCCCTAACGAACTGCCCGCCTCTAATGAACTGCCGGTCCCTAACGAACTGCGGGTCTCTCACGAGCTGCCGGTCCCTAACGAACTGCAGGTCTCTCACGAACTGACGGGCGCTTATGATGCCGTTGTCATGTTTGATGCAGACAACCTTGTTGCACCCAATTTTCTTCGCATCATGAACGACAAGTTGTGCCAAGGTCATCAAGTCATTCAAGGCTATCTCGGCGTCAAGAACCCGTTTGACACTTGGGTCAGCGTTTCGATGGCAATTTCCTACTGGTTCAGCAACCGCATGTGGCAAAACGCGCGCCAGAATTTGAAGCTGTCGAGTTCTCTCGGGGGAACAGGCCTCTGCGTTGATATGTGCCTTCTCAACGACATGGGCTGGGAAGCCACCGGTCTAACGGAAGACCTCGAGTTTGGCGTCCGCTGCGTAGAACGCGGCATCATCCCGATTTGGGCGCACGACGCCAAGGTGTACGATGAAAAGCCGATGACGTTGATGGCCTCTATGCGGCAGCGACTGCGTTGGATGCAGGGTCATTTTCACTGTGCGCGGCACCACATGGTACCGCTCATCAAGGCAGGCATCAAGGAACGCAGTTTCGTCAAGTTTGATTCAGGCGTGTACCTGTTTCAGCCGATGCGGTTTCTGATTCTGTTTTTGACATCGATTATGATGCTGTTTCAAGTGGCTACGCCGCACACAACCATCACTTCACACCTGACGGCATTTTTGCCCACGAGCTTCTGGATTGTTGTCAACGTCCTTTTGTACCTGCAGATGCCACTCGCGCTGCTCCTTGAGCGGGTCAACTGGAGAGCATATTTTGGCCTCTTCATACTCCCGTTCTTTCTCTGGACATGGGGTCCCGTCGTGATTCAGGCGTACTTCACCAAAGCCAACCGGAAATGGGCCCACACGGTGCACAAGCGGGCCATCCGTCTCGACGAGATGCGCAGCAGGTAA
- a CDS encoding DedA family protein — protein MTLESACIPIPSEIVVPLAGYLAFQHSIPFWAGLVVTVVANVFGGWIAYLVGSTGGRAFILRYGRYILLNEHHLERAEAWFARRGEATVFVARLLPAFRTFISLPAGVAKMPLGRFLVYSLLGSIPWNLVLMIAGYQLGAHWSTIDKHLKPITDIGIVLFVIAIVWFWFGRRKGNRKGDDVKKSMR, from the coding sequence ATGACCCTTGAAAGCGCCTGTATACCGATTCCAAGTGAAATCGTCGTACCGCTAGCTGGATACTTGGCGTTTCAACACAGTATCCCGTTTTGGGCAGGACTCGTTGTCACCGTCGTTGCCAACGTATTTGGAGGGTGGATTGCCTACCTCGTCGGATCGACAGGTGGTCGAGCCTTTATTCTTCGCTACGGCCGCTACATACTATTGAATGAACATCACCTCGAGCGCGCAGAAGCCTGGTTTGCACGGCGCGGCGAGGCCACCGTTTTTGTTGCCCGTCTGTTGCCCGCATTTCGCACGTTTATCTCCCTGCCGGCTGGTGTGGCGAAGATGCCACTCGGTCGCTTTCTGGTATATTCCCTGCTGGGTTCCATCCCGTGGAACCTGGTGCTGATGATTGCAGGTTACCAACTCGGTGCACACTGGAGCACGATTGACAAACACCTCAAGCCGATTACGGATATCGGCATCGTTCTGTTTGTCATCGCCATCGTCTGGTTCTGGTTCGGCCGCCGCAAGGGCAACCGAAAAGGCGACGATGTGAAGAAGTCGATGCGCTGA
- a CDS encoding HD domain-containing protein, which yields MPFFQKVLKDPVHDEILVEDPWVWQLINTSAVQRLRRIRQLGTSYLTFHGAEHSRFTHSLGVYETMRRVLAYLSNEYGFPETERERKLALAAALLHDVGHGPFSHTFETIYPVHHEEWTKRIFLEDDEVAGLLAEVDDDFATDLVDILSKRGKHRIIEQLITSQLDVDRMDYLLRDAMNTGVNYGRFELGRLIRSLALADDTVMLKASGLHTAEQYILARYFMYTQVYLHPVTIGSDVLVGNILRRAGELWNAGKLEDMPRFLRAFFVEQSAVSVADYLAIDESTLLYAFRIWSMTEDSVLSDLAERFLNRRLMAPIVRSELSSEEMAALRTAARAMGFHPEYYINGRKSEVSAYVYRGSGISVLRADGSKSELSMESRIVRSLIPDTEYRLFLPKEMVEGDHAVAGRVRSIIYQEG from the coding sequence ATGCCTTTCTTTCAAAAGGTCCTGAAGGATCCGGTGCACGACGAAATCCTTGTTGAAGACCCGTGGGTCTGGCAGTTAATCAACACCTCTGCCGTGCAGCGCCTGCGCCGCATTCGTCAACTCGGCACCTCGTATCTCACGTTCCACGGCGCCGAACACAGCCGTTTTACGCACTCGCTCGGCGTGTATGAAACCATGCGGCGAGTACTGGCGTATCTGAGCAATGAATACGGCTTTCCCGAGACGGAGCGCGAGCGCAAGCTGGCCCTCGCTGCAGCACTCCTTCACGATGTCGGACACGGCCCTTTTTCGCATACATTTGAGACCATTTACCCCGTCCACCACGAGGAGTGGACGAAGCGCATCTTCCTTGAGGACGATGAAGTCGCGGGCTTGCTCGCTGAGGTCGATGACGACTTCGCCACCGATCTCGTTGACATCCTCAGCAAACGCGGTAAACACCGGATCATCGAACAGCTCATTACCAGCCAACTTGATGTCGACAGGATGGACTATCTGCTTCGGGATGCCATGAATACAGGTGTGAATTACGGCCGATTCGAACTCGGGCGGCTCATCCGCTCCCTGGCCCTTGCCGACGACACCGTTATGCTCAAGGCTAGCGGCCTGCATACTGCAGAACAGTACATATTGGCGCGTTACTTCATGTACACGCAGGTTTATTTGCACCCCGTCACCATTGGCAGTGACGTATTGGTCGGGAACATCCTGCGCCGCGCCGGAGAGCTCTGGAACGCCGGAAAACTAGAGGACATGCCGCGCTTTCTTAGGGCGTTCTTCGTGGAACAAAGTGCCGTCTCGGTCGCAGACTACTTGGCCATCGATGAATCCACACTGCTCTACGCGTTTCGAATTTGGTCGATGACAGAGGATTCGGTGCTGTCTGACCTCGCAGAGCGTTTCCTCAACCGTCGCCTGATGGCGCCGATTGTGCGCTCCGAACTGAGTTCGGAAGAGATGGCGGCCCTTCGCACGGCAGCCAGAGCGATGGGTTTTCACCCCGAATACTACATCAACGGGCGCAAGTCAGAAGTATCCGCCTACGTCTATCGCGGCAGCGGCATCTCGGTCCTGCGCGCGGACGGAAGCAAGTCTGAGCTCAGCATGGAATCCCGCATTGTGCGGTCATTGATTCCTGATACGGAGTACCGATTGTTTTTGCCAAAGGAAATGGTTGAAGGCGACCATGCGGTTGCCGGACGGGTTCGTTCTATCATTTACCAAGAGGGCTGA
- a CDS encoding iron-sulfur cluster assembly accessory protein produces MVTLTDSAVLKITELLADAGETASALRIYTRPGGCSGFSYGMALDNPDASDTMVNIKGVSIALETDSLELIEGSEIDYVSDFAGEGFRILNPNATSTCGCGSSFRTETNAGQPGSCD; encoded by the coding sequence ATGGTGACGCTCACAGACAGTGCAGTCCTGAAAATCACAGAACTGCTGGCCGACGCTGGCGAAACCGCCAGTGCGCTTCGAATCTATACCAGACCCGGGGGCTGTTCAGGTTTCAGCTACGGCATGGCCCTCGATAATCCGGATGCATCCGATACAATGGTGAACATCAAGGGAGTCTCTATCGCTTTGGAGACGGACAGCCTCGAGCTGATTGAAGGGTCTGAGATAGACTACGTCAGCGACTTCGCAGGTGAGGGGTTCCGCATCCTGAACCCCAACGCGACATCGACATGCGGCTGCGGGTCGAGCTTTCGCACTGAAACAAACGCCGGGCAACCGGGTTCTTGTGACTAA
- the bcp gene encoding thioredoxin-dependent thiol peroxidase, with protein MLEVGMEAPDFTLEDQSGQSVHLADYRGKVVVLYFYPKDSTPGCTKEACSFRDANALIADIGTVVLGVSRDSVNSHRRFADKYDLSFPLLADTEGEVCSSYGVLQEKTMFGKTGVGIVRTTYVIDKEGKIAKVFPKVKVDGHVDEVLTFVRSLG; from the coding sequence ATGCTCGAAGTTGGAATGGAAGCCCCGGATTTTACCCTGGAGGACCAATCTGGTCAGTCTGTGCACCTTGCGGACTACCGCGGCAAAGTCGTCGTGCTCTACTTTTATCCGAAAGACAGCACACCCGGCTGTACCAAAGAGGCGTGTTCTTTCCGGGATGCGAATGCCCTTATCGCGGACATCGGCACCGTCGTCCTTGGCGTCTCTCGGGACTCGGTGAACTCGCACCGTCGGTTTGCAGACAAGTACGACCTGTCGTTTCCGCTGCTCGCCGACACCGAAGGCGAAGTCTGCTCGAGTTACGGCGTGTTGCAGGAGAAGACCATGTTTGGCAAGACCGGCGTTGGCATTGTCCGGACCACGTATGTGATTGACAAAGAGGGCAAGATTGCCAAGGTCTTCCCGAAAGTGAAAGTTGATGGCCACGTGGACGAAGTGCTGACATTTGTGCGGTCGCTGGGGTAG
- a CDS encoding aminotransferase class I/II-fold pyridoxal phosphate-dependent enzyme has translation MNQSETPLFHTLLQHAARKPVQFHIPSHKRGRGMDTEFSEFIGENALSLDLINIAPLDDLHHPTGAIKAAQDLAASAFGANQTFFSVQGTSTAIMTMILATVGPGDKILLPRNVHKSILTGVMLADARPVFLHPEMDKTLGIMHGLSVETVAEALEKHPDAKALLVINPTYFGVSADLKRIVELAHEKRVPVLVDEAHGVLTGFHKDLPMSAMEAGADIAATSVHKLGGSMTQSSILNVRSELVDARHVQVVMSMLTTTSTSYLLLASLDVARKQLALHGEENVERALRLADMARAAINEIPGLHCPGEELLHSSATFALDRTKLTVSVKDLGVTGYDVERMLREEFNIEVELSDLYNILCLVSWGDTEDDIARLVEGLQGIAQAHHHQIDNRHVQVSVPTMPVLDMSPRQAFYAKTETVPLKESIGRIMAEMIMVYPPGIPVLLPGERVERSNIEYIEENLRAGLPVQGTDDPEIRFVKVVVE, from the coding sequence TTGAACCAGTCAGAAACACCACTTTTTCACACCCTGTTGCAGCACGCTGCACGCAAACCCGTGCAGTTTCACATCCCGAGTCACAAGCGTGGGCGCGGGATGGATACAGAGTTTTCGGAGTTTATCGGTGAGAATGCACTCTCGCTTGACCTCATCAACATCGCACCACTCGATGACCTGCATCATCCAACAGGCGCCATCAAAGCAGCGCAAGACCTTGCCGCTAGTGCCTTTGGCGCAAATCAGACGTTTTTCTCCGTACAGGGGACAAGCACGGCCATCATGACCATGATACTCGCGACCGTGGGACCAGGAGACAAGATTCTCCTGCCGCGAAACGTCCACAAATCCATTTTGACCGGAGTTATGCTGGCAGACGCCAGGCCTGTCTTTTTGCATCCCGAGATGGACAAGACGCTCGGCATTATGCACGGCCTGTCGGTCGAGACTGTAGCTGAGGCACTTGAAAAACATCCAGACGCAAAGGCGCTCCTCGTCATCAACCCGACCTATTTTGGCGTGTCGGCGGATTTGAAGCGGATCGTCGAATTGGCGCACGAAAAACGCGTTCCCGTCCTCGTCGACGAGGCGCACGGCGTGCTGACAGGCTTCCACAAAGACCTGCCCATGTCCGCGATGGAAGCCGGGGCCGACATCGCGGCGACTAGTGTGCATAAGCTTGGCGGATCGATGACGCAGTCAAGCATTCTCAACGTCCGCTCAGAACTGGTGGATGCACGCCACGTCCAGGTGGTGATGAGCATGCTGACAACCACGTCGACTTCGTATTTGCTGCTGGCGTCGCTCGATGTCGCGCGCAAACAGCTCGCTTTGCACGGCGAGGAAAACGTGGAACGAGCCCTGCGACTGGCAGACATGGCGCGTGCGGCCATCAACGAAATACCAGGCCTGCACTGCCCCGGCGAGGAACTCTTGCACAGCAGTGCTACGTTTGCGCTCGATAGGACGAAGCTGACGGTGAGTGTCAAAGACCTTGGCGTCACGGGCTACGACGTCGAGCGGATGCTGCGCGAAGAGTTCAATATCGAAGTCGAGTTGAGTGACCTTTACAACATCCTCTGCCTCGTTTCCTGGGGGGATACTGAGGATGACATCGCCCGCCTTGTCGAGGGGCTGCAGGGGATTGCGCAGGCACATCACCATCAGATTGACAATCGGCATGTGCAGGTGAGCGTCCCGACGATGCCGGTTCTCGACATGTCGCCGCGGCAGGCATTTTACGCCAAGACCGAGACCGTGCCGCTCAAGGAGTCGATTGGCCGCATCATGGCGGAAATGATTATGGTCTATCCGCCCGGCATCCCGGTTTTGCTCCCCGGCGAACGCGTCGAAAGGTCAAACATCGAATACATCGAAGAGAACCTGCGGGCGGGGCTGCCTGTGCAGGGGACGGATGATCCCGAGATACGGTTCGTCAAAGTGGTCGTCGAATAA
- a CDS encoding YwhD family protein yields MEKLKLTGKANHSTDDAMKGLSCVFIDADRVYIDNGAIHAKSNLERGVQFVKTLEEVPAPREVWVFWVTLKRNAEKDQGYHGVMPFRMWIDQEAKLGYKSLAEQVNKMDKAVKGQVDVSDVPPAVLNQLKVFLQGVRADLWENAWPTFTEVFGETRG; encoded by the coding sequence ATGGAGAAGTTGAAGCTTACTGGGAAGGCCAATCACAGTACAGACGACGCGATGAAAGGGTTGTCTTGTGTTTTCATCGATGCAGATCGCGTTTATATTGATAACGGTGCCATTCACGCCAAGAGCAATCTCGAGCGCGGGGTTCAGTTTGTGAAGACCCTTGAAGAGGTGCCAGCCCCGCGTGAGGTTTGGGTCTTTTGGGTGACCTTAAAGCGAAACGCGGAAAAAGACCAGGGATATCACGGTGTCATGCCGTTTCGTATGTGGATTGACCAGGAAGCAAAGCTCGGTTATAAGTCGTTAGCGGAGCAAGTCAATAAAATGGATAAGGCCGTCAAAGGCCAAGTCGATGTGAGTGATGTGCCGCCTGCAGTGCTCAATCAGCTGAAGGTGTTTCTCCAGGGTGTCCGAGCGGATCTCTGGGAGAACGCATGGCCTACATTCACAGAAGTTTTCGGAGAGACCAGGGGGTAG